In Desulfonatronum thioautotrophicum, a genomic segment contains:
- a CDS encoding ABC transporter ATP-binding protein, translating into MPERSGDDKEVILSCQAVHVRFGGVMALTDVDFDVREGTITALIGPNGAGKTTLLNVVSGMVTSTEGTIHLLGQDMTRSPAWKRAKAGAVRTFQNLEVFTTMNVLENVMTGAHRVVRYGALSALFKTPAFFQGERRCQELAEEKLAFVGLKDDWNLPAGELPYGRQRLLELARALAAQPRILLLDEPAAGLNTTETRALAELIRRIRDELGITVAIVEHDMDLIMGVSDAITVLHFGKVIASGTPAEVQKNPEVVAAYLGEEAE; encoded by the coding sequence GTGCCTGAGCGCAGTGGTGACGACAAAGAAGTGATTCTATCCTGCCAAGCCGTGCATGTCCGTTTCGGCGGAGTGATGGCGTTGACTGACGTGGATTTTGATGTCCGTGAAGGCACCATAACCGCCTTGATCGGACCCAACGGCGCGGGCAAGACAACGCTGCTGAATGTGGTCAGCGGCATGGTCACCAGCACGGAAGGCACGATTCATCTTCTGGGCCAGGACATGACCCGGAGTCCGGCATGGAAACGGGCCAAGGCCGGGGCGGTGCGCACCTTTCAGAATCTTGAAGTCTTCACGACCATGAATGTTCTGGAAAACGTGATGACCGGGGCGCACCGCGTGGTCCGCTACGGGGCGCTGAGCGCCCTGTTCAAGACGCCTGCTTTTTTTCAGGGTGAGCGCCGCTGTCAAGAACTGGCCGAGGAAAAACTGGCCTTCGTCGGACTGAAAGACGATTGGAACCTGCCCGCCGGGGAGTTGCCCTACGGTCGGCAGCGCCTCTTGGAGCTGGCGCGGGCCCTGGCTGCCCAGCCGCGCATTCTGCTCCTGGACGAACCCGCCGCCGGCCTGAATACCACGGAAACCCGCGCTCTGGCCGAGCTGATCCGCCGCATCCGCGACGAGCTGGGCATCACCGTGGCCATCGTGGAACACGACATGGACCTGATCATGGGCGTCAGCGATGCCATCACTGTCCTCCACTTCGGAAAGGTCATCGCCTCCGGCACCCC